From Alosa sapidissima isolate fAloSap1 chromosome 2, fAloSap1.pri, whole genome shotgun sequence, one genomic window encodes:
- the LOC121687908 gene encoding neuropilin-2-like, producing the protein MCVCVLVLCTELRHVDFGNNQLFHGRERGGYPFPDWSTPRPSLGDPSASGGPSSSSESEREERERANAWLYSLDPILLTIIVMSSLGVLLGAVCAGLLLYCTCSYSGLSSRSATTLENYNFELYDGIKHKVKINQQRCCSEA; encoded by the exons atgtgtgtgtgtgttcttgtcctCTGTACAGAGCTGAGACATGTTGACTTTGGGAACAATCAGCTTTTCCATGGGAGGGAACGAGGAG GCTACCCCTTCCCTGATTGGAGCACCCCTCGGCCGTCGCTAGGCGACCCCTCGGCGTCCGGCGGACCGTCGTCCTCCTCGGAGTCGGAGCGCGAGGAGCGTGAGCGCGCCAACGCCTGGCTCTACTCGCTGGACCCCATCCTGCTGACCATCATCGTGATGAGCTCGCTGGGCGTGCTGCTGGGCGCCGTCTGCGCCGGCCTGCTGCTCTACTGCACGTGCTCGTACAGCGGCCTGTCCTCGCGCTCCGCCACCACGCTGGAGAACTACAACTTCGAGCTGTACGACGGCATCAAGCACAAGGTCAAGATCAACCAGCAGCGCTGCTGCTCCGAGGCCTAG